From a single Gammaproteobacteria bacterium genomic region:
- a CDS encoding DUF692 family protein — protein RVVYFHVAGHYVEAEDLRVDTHGSDVSDPVWELLDTAYAHFGPVPTLLERDFNIPPLPQLLTEVDRIHAIQAPYRKAEVANG, from the coding sequence CGCGTGGTGTATTTCCACGTGGCCGGACATTACGTCGAAGCCGAGGATCTTCGGGTCGACACCCATGGTTCGGATGTTTCCGATCCGGTCTGGGAGCTGCTCGACACGGCCTATGCGCATTTCGGCCCTGTCCCGACCCTGCTGGAACGCGATTTCAACATTCCGCCGCTGCCCCAGCTGCTGACCGAGGTTGATCGCATTCACGCCATCCAGGCACCGTACCGCAAGGCGGAGGTCGCCAATGGCTGA
- a CDS encoding putative DNA-binding domain-containing protein, with protein MADTPKQDFRQQQYAFAAHLRNPDKHPAPSDIEARRMKVYSDLFFNSIASLLSGTYPVLSELLGEDRWRVLVRQFFEHHQSHSPLFLEVPQEFLAFLQEEFENDGSWPGFMLELAHYEWVELALSIAPDEAMENVDPDGNMLEGVPVLSSVAWPLAYEWPVHRLSPSFQPETPEDQPTFVVVYRKPDDTVGFTVLNGLTARLLEVIGENTNDDKEMNGADILRQVAGEIGHPDPEAVVKAGEKMLDDLRSEHVLLGTRKQVGKLS; from the coding sequence ATGGCTGACACACCGAAGCAGGACTTCCGTCAGCAGCAATATGCTTTTGCCGCGCACCTGCGCAATCCCGACAAGCACCCTGCGCCGTCCGATATCGAAGCACGACGCATGAAGGTCTACAGCGATCTCTTCTTCAACAGCATTGCGAGCCTGCTGTCCGGCACCTACCCCGTGCTCTCGGAACTGCTCGGCGAAGATCGCTGGCGAGTGCTGGTTCGGCAATTCTTCGAGCATCACCAGTCACATTCCCCCCTGTTCCTCGAGGTGCCACAGGAATTTCTTGCCTTCCTGCAGGAGGAATTCGAGAACGACGGCAGCTGGCCAGGCTTCATGCTGGAACTTGCCCATTACGAATGGGTGGAGCTGGCCTTGTCCATCGCCCCCGATGAAGCGATGGAAAATGTCGACCCCGACGGAAATATGCTGGAAGGAGTCCCGGTCCTTTCCTCCGTGGCATGGCCGCTGGCGTACGAATGGCCGGTCCATCGACTCTCCCCGAGCTTCCAGCCGGAGACGCCGGAAGACCAGCCGACCTTCGTGGTCGTCTATCGCAAACCTGACGACACCGTCGGATTCACGGTGTTGAATGGCCTGACGGCGCGCTTGCTGGAAGTCATTGGTGAGAACACAAACGATGACAAGGAAATGAACGGCGCCGACATTCTCCGCCAGGTCGCTGGCGAAATCGGTCACCCGGATCCCGAGGCTGTCGTCAAGGCAGGCGAAAAGATGCTGGATGACCTGCGCAGCGAACACGTGCTGCTGGGAACAAGGAAACAAGTCGGGAAACTCTCATGA
- a CDS encoding DoxX family protein, translating to MIALINKAQDLLDGTRAVDWLGPLALRLYLVPVFWVAGMNKVNGFENIVEWFGNPDWGLGLPFPFLMAALATAAEVGGAIALALGLATRWASIPLMVTMLVAAVTTHWHNGWQAVADPKSPFAGADVGEAMDRLDRARSILQEHGNYEWLTEHGSIVVSNNGIEWAATYFVMLLALFFIGGGKYVSADYWIAKRFRR from the coding sequence ATGATCGCACTCATCAACAAGGCGCAGGACCTGCTCGATGGCACCCGCGCGGTGGACTGGCTCGGGCCACTGGCATTGAGACTCTACCTGGTCCCGGTCTTCTGGGTCGCCGGCATGAACAAGGTCAATGGCTTCGAGAACATCGTCGAATGGTTCGGCAACCCGGACTGGGGTCTCGGCCTGCCCTTTCCCTTCCTGATGGCGGCATTGGCCACTGCTGCGGAAGTCGGCGGCGCGATCGCCCTGGCGCTGGGCCTGGCAACCCGTTGGGCCAGCATTCCGTTGATGGTCACCATGCTCGTGGCTGCTGTGACCACGCACTGGCACAACGGCTGGCAGGCGGTCGCCGATCCGAAGAGCCCCTTCGCAGGTGCCGACGTCGGCGAAGCCATGGACCGACTCGACCGGGCCCGCTCGATCCTGCAGGAACATGGCAACTACGAGTGGCTCACGGAGCATGGCAGCATTGTCGTTTCCAACAACGGCATCGAATGGGCGGCCACTTACTTCGTCATGTTGCTGGCACTGTTTTTCATCGGCGGCGGCAAGTACGTCAGCGCCGACTACTGGATCGCAAAGCGATTCCGTCGCTGA
- a CDS encoding thioesterase family protein: MEVFTQDVSVRWSDLDPNGHVRHSAFYDYGAAARVAFLQKHGFGIEWMMKNGVGPVLFREEAKFMRELHMSDEITINVLITGLSEDHRKWNMRHEIRRGDELCCVLDMDGAWMDTRARKIAPPPQDLVETFESLPRSEDFQMILPRKK, from the coding sequence ATGGAAGTCTTTACCCAGGATGTATCGGTCCGCTGGTCGGATCTCGATCCGAATGGCCATGTGCGCCATTCAGCTTTCTATGATTACGGCGCTGCCGCGCGTGTCGCCTTCCTGCAGAAGCATGGCTTCGGCATCGAGTGGATGATGAAGAACGGTGTCGGCCCGGTGCTGTTCCGCGAGGAAGCGAAGTTCATGCGCGAGCTGCACATGAGTGACGAGATCACCATCAACGTGTTGATCACCGGTCTCTCGGAAGATCATCGCAAATGGAACATGCGCCACGAGATCCGTCGTGGTGATGAGCTCTGCTGCGTACTGGACATGGATGGTGCCTGGATGGATACGCGGGCACGCAAGATCGCGCCGCCGCCGCAGGACCTGGTCGAGACCTTCGAGAGCCTGCCGCGCTCGGAAGACTTCCAGATGATCCTGCCGCGCAAGAAGTAA